From Candidatus Omnitrophota bacterium:
CAGTTAACCCGCGGAGAAAGAATGGTCGAGGCATTAAAACAATCCCAGTATGAGCCTCTTTCAACAGCCAAACAGATAATTATTATTTACGCCGGTACCAATGGGTACCTGGATGGGCTGCCGGCCAAAACAGTGAAGAGATTCGAGAGCCAACTTTATAAATTTATAGATGAGAAATATTCCGGAATTTTGGCGGAAATAGATTCTAAAAATGATTTAGATGCTAGCCTAAAGAGTAAATTAGATAGCTTGATTACTGATTTTAAACAAACATTTTCAACTAATCCTTAGAGATTATGCCGCAACCTATAAAACAGATAAAAAATCGTATTCGTAGCGTGGAAAACACCAGAAAGGTAACTGCGGCCATGCAGCTGGTTTCTGTTGCCAAGCTCAACCGTAGCGAGAATGCGTTATTTGCTTTAAGGCCATATGCATTGAGGTTTGAAAACCTTATGCATAACCTGGCTGTTTTATCGCAGGGGTCTTTACTGCGATATTTTAATCAAAGCTCTCTGGAAGGGGATATTGTGCTTTGCGTGATAACTTCCGATAGCGGTTTATGCGGAGCATATAATCAGAATATTTTTCGTGTTGTCGAAGAATTTCTGAGTAAACATGGTTTAGATAAGGTGAAGCTAATTCTGTTGGGCCAGAAGGGGTTAAGTTATTTTAGGAATAAACCGGTAAAAATTATAAATTCATACTTAGGGCAAAACGCAAAATTTGCGCAGAGTACTTCCGATAAGATTGCCACGGAATTCATTCAGTTGTTCTTAAGCGGCAAGGCCAACTCGATTTATCTGGCCTATACGTATTTTGAGAATTCTATCGTCCAGAAGGCAACTATTGAGCGCCTTCTGGCTATCGAAGCAAAAGAAAAAAAACCAATTGAATATATCAGTGAACCGGATTTGGAGAGCTTGCTTGAGGATTTGGTCCCGCAGTATCTTTTGGTTAAAATGCGCCTGGTTTTTTTAGAGGCGTTTACTTCTGAACATGCCGCCAGGACTATTTCCATGAAAACTGCAACCGATAATGCTTTAGAGCTTTTAGAAGGATTACTACTGTTAAGAAATAAAGTTAGGCAGGCAGGGATTACTCAGGATATTTTAGAGATTAGTTCATCAGTTGAAGCGTTGAAAGGATAAATAGCATACTGTTATATTAATAAAAATTAAATTAACGGAGTACTTATGGCAGAAGGAAAAATTATTCAAATTATTGGGCCAAGCGTGGATATCCTGTTTCCGCAAGGCCAAGGGCCGCAGCTTTTGAATGCGATTAAAATCCAGGAGGAGGGAATTAACCTTACTCTTGAGGTTGCCCAGGATATCGGAAACAGTACTGTGCGTTGTATTGCCTTGGGCTCGACTGATGGTTTAGTGCGCGGCATGAAAGCAATTGATACCGGCAGCCCGATTACCGTGCCAATTGGTAAGCAGACTTTAGGCAGGATATTTAATCTTTTGGGTGAGCCTATCGATGGTAAAGGTGCGTTAGAGCATCCGGAAATAAGAAGTCCCATACATAGAGATTCTCCAAATTTCCAAGAGCAGCTGCCTATTGAGAATATTTTGGAAACAGGCCTAAAGGTGCTTGACCTTTTGGCGCCTATCCCTAAAGGGGGGAAAGTCGGATTATTCGGCGGAGCAGGCGTAGGCAAGACAGTTATTGTTATGGAGTTAATCCGGACTATTGCTACCGAGCATGGAGGAGTGTCGGTTTTTGCCGGAATCGGAGAGCGTACCAGAGAAGGAAATGAATTATGGCTTGAATTAAATGCATCTGGGGTAATTAAGAATAGTGCTCTGGTTTTTGGCCAGATGAATGAGCCGCCGGGAGCGCGCCTGCGTATCGGATTATCTGCTTTGACTATGGCAGAATATTTCCGCGACCAGGAGAGGAAGGACGTGCTTTTATTTATCGATAATGTTTATCGTTATATCCAGGCAGGTTCTGAAGTCTCAACATTGCTTGGCCGTATGCCTTCTGCAGTAGGATATCAGCCCAATCTTTCCACAGAGGTAGCTCAACTTGAGGAGAGAATTGCTTCGACCCGTAACGGCTCGATAACTTCTATTCAGGCAGTATATGTGCCGGCGGATGATTTGACTGATCCGGCTCCGGCTGCGGTATTTTCTCATCTTGATGCAAAAATCGTTTTGTCGCGCCAAATTTCTGAATTAGGAATTTATCCTGCGATTGATCCGTTGGATTCTACTTCACGAATTATGGACCCCCGGCTTTTAGGGGAGGATCATTACAATACCGCTTTAGCCGTGCAAAAGGTCCTGCAGCGCTATAAAGACCTGCGCGATATTATCTCCATCCTTGGCGTTGATGAACTATCGGATGAAGATAAATTAACCGTGCAGCGCGCGCGCAAGGTGCAGAGGTTTTTTTCCCAGCCGTTTTTTGTGGCGGAGAATTTTACCGGGATTAAAGGCAAATATGTAAAACTTGAGGATACGATTAAAGGGATTAAGATGATTATTGACGGCTCGCTTGACCATTTGCACGAGCAAGCCTTTTATATGGTAGGTTCAATCGAAGAAGCAATAGAGAAGAATAATCAGTTACTTAATAATAAATAAAAGGATATGCTTAAAGCTTTTCAGGTCGGTATTTATTCCAGTGATAAGATAATATATGAAGGAGAAGCAGTTTCTCTGGTTGCTCCTTCTGAATCGGGTTATCTTGGTATCCTGGCATCTCATGCCCCGCTGGTTGCTAAGC
This genomic window contains:
- the atpG gene encoding ATP synthase F1 subunit gamma translates to MPQPIKQIKNRIRSVENTRKVTAAMQLVSVAKLNRSENALFALRPYALRFENLMHNLAVLSQGSLLRYFNQSSLEGDIVLCVITSDSGLCGAYNQNIFRVVEEFLSKHGLDKVKLILLGQKGLSYFRNKPVKIINSYLGQNAKFAQSTSDKIATEFIQLFLSGKANSIYLAYTYFENSIVQKATIERLLAIEAKEKKPIEYISEPDLESLLEDLVPQYLLVKMRLVFLEAFTSEHAARTISMKTATDNALELLEGLLLLRNKVRQAGITQDILEISSSVEALKG
- the atpD gene encoding F0F1 ATP synthase subunit beta → MAEGKIIQIIGPSVDILFPQGQGPQLLNAIKIQEEGINLTLEVAQDIGNSTVRCIALGSTDGLVRGMKAIDTGSPITVPIGKQTLGRIFNLLGEPIDGKGALEHPEIRSPIHRDSPNFQEQLPIENILETGLKVLDLLAPIPKGGKVGLFGGAGVGKTVIVMELIRTIATEHGGVSVFAGIGERTREGNELWLELNASGVIKNSALVFGQMNEPPGARLRIGLSALTMAEYFRDQERKDVLLFIDNVYRYIQAGSEVSTLLGRMPSAVGYQPNLSTEVAQLEERIASTRNGSITSIQAVYVPADDLTDPAPAAVFSHLDAKIVLSRQISELGIYPAIDPLDSTSRIMDPRLLGEDHYNTALAVQKVLQRYKDLRDIISILGVDELSDEDKLTVQRARKVQRFFSQPFFVAENFTGIKGKYVKLEDTIKGIKMIIDGSLDHLHEQAFYMVGSIEEAIEKNNQLLNNK
- a CDS encoding F0F1 ATP synthase subunit epsilon; translation: MLKAFQVGIYSSDKIIYEGEAVSLVAPSESGYLGILASHAPLVAKLKCGVITFKDNAGLARSIETKQAGYLEVLRNNITILLK